The nucleotide window GTTTTCCTGATAGAACTGGCTGCGCTCACCTACCCAGCCGCTTGCTGCAGACCCCTCTTTGGTGATGCCGTCCTCACCAAACATTTCCTCCATGGCCTCAGGACCCATGGGCGACTTGATGAAGGCGGCCAGCACAGCATTGATCACGGCGGCCTGCAGCTCCACTTTCGAATAGTGGTCTTCCATCCGCAGCTTTTCGACGATCGGCGCCATGCGGGAGACGCCGCGGGTTTGGCCGTCACGCAACTTGTCAAAGAAATGGATGACGATCGGACGGCCCCACCGGGTTTCCCGCCGGATGCGTTTCCACTTCACCCCCTCAACCCCGGCCCAGCGGTCACTTTGGTGCGCCTCGCGGAAGTTGTAGGCCAGCGCCACGCCGTCGCGGGACAGGTCGATGCCGCCGCGCAGGAAACGCTCATCAGCGCGGTCATGCGGATTTGACAGCAAGTCGGGATCCACGAGCCGCAGGCAGGTTTTGGTTGGCCGGCGCTTCCGCCAGTTGTTCAGCCCCAGCGCCTCGCCTTCCAGCAGGTAGCCTCGGTAGGCGGTGCCGAACATCTGCGGAACCGTTTGCGAGCGGGTCACATCGGCATACTTGCGGGGATCTTCCGCGTAGCTGCGCCATTCACTGGTGACCTGTTCCTTGAACTCATTGGCCCATTCCTTGCTCAACCCCAGAGCGCGCCAATCCGGTTTCACGAATGGGCGGAAATTGCCTCCGATGATCGCATCAACTTCCTTGCCCACCGCGCCAGCAGCAAAGCCGTTGTTGCGCGCCAAGTCGCGCGTGCGGGCGTTGATCACCTTCCGGGCCGGGCCAATTTCAGCATCCGCCGACATGGTGCGCGGCTGGAAACCCGACATGGTTTCAATTCCGCGGTCACCGGCCACATAGGGCGAGCTACCGCCAAAGCCAGCCTCCCGGCGCGCAGCGGCCTGCGGCTTGAACCCAGCGTCTTGGGCCTGCTTTTTCGACGGAACCAGCCGCTGCAGAAACGCTTTCAAAACGAAACCCTCCGGGACCCAAGACGGGAGCGCCCCAGCTTGCGCTGCAGCTCGTTGATCCGGCGGCGCAGACCGGTTTCGGTCGGCTTGGCGAATTTCGTGCCGTGGCCGTCATAATCCACTTCGGTCACCTGGCCGCCGGTCAGCAGCCGATGCAGCGCGTCTTCCGCCTCTGCCAGCTGCGCTTCCAGCTTTTCTCTATCGATTGACATTCAGCATCCCTGACAGGCTCTGCCGCTTTTCAGCGGGCTTTGGTTTCTTGGTTGCGGCGGCCTCGGCCGAGACTGGCACTACCGCATCGAACAGGTCGCCTTGCTGTTCGGGGGGCACCGCGCCGCGCTCAGCCTCCAGGGCATCCCACTGAGCGTCAGTCAGCGACGCCCAGCCTTTCCGCAGCGCTCCGGCTTCAGCGTAAAGCTCGGTATCCAGCACCTCGTTTCGCCGCGTCGGCTCCACCAGCTCCCACTTCGCAGTGACCGTCCCTGATCTCTGTCTGGTCAGGGTCCGGACCTCCGAGACGAACTGCCGGTAAAACTCATCCCCGAGCCCTTTGGCGAAGTGACAGTAACCGCGCTCCGCCGGGTCCAGCTGCTCCACCCATTTGTAAAGCTGCCCCTTCATGCTGGAGACGTTGAGGATGAACGCCCGCTTCTGCTGGCGCTTCGCTTTGCCGTCTTTGCGGCGCTCAAACTTCTGCGGCACCATGTTCGGGCCGTTCTGGTTGCTGCCGCCCTTCACGATGATCACCCGGTGCCAGGAGTGCTTCTTGGCCCAATCCCAGACATCATCCGTATAGGTGCCGCCATCGATCGCCAAAACGTCGAGCTTGACCTTGAACCCCAGTTCCGTCCGCCACTCCGCGGCCAGGTAAGCATCTAGGGTATCCCGGCATTCCTTGGTGCTGATGTGGTGCGGAATGATCTTATAATGCACCGTCCAGCGCTGCCGGTTCCGGCAGAAGCACTTGAAATGCACTTCGGTGCGATCATCCTGACAGTCGACACCTGCGCTGAAAATGAACCCGGTGGCAGGCAGAATTCCCACCGGCAGGGGCCGGATCCCGTCTTCGATCTCGTCGGCTTCCTCGACGCGGTTTTTCAGAACTTCCCAGTCCATCGAGCCCGAGGACTGCTCATAGGCCAGTCCCAGAACATCATTGAAAAACGTCTGTTCGGTTTCGGCCTCTACCGACTGTTTCTTCTCTTCCTTGCTGGCTTCGCCTTCCGTGCGAGTCCAGCCCATGACGCGGGCGTATTCCTTGGCGATCGAGGCCCAGTCCCGCTGCGGCGCGTAAGCCCGCCACAGGAAGAACCCCGGGTGGTCCCCCTTCGGGTTGGTCGCCCGCCAGCGGCCCCGGCGGACAATCTCTTCCTTGTGCTTGTGTTCGATCTTGCCCTGGCAGGGCTCGCAGCGGAAATGGGCGTCCTCAAGGTTAGTCGGATTAATATTCTCGACAAAATTCTCCCAGGTCAGCGCGGCCATGTGGCCGCAATGCGGGCAGGGAACCTCATAGACGCGCTGGTCGCTCCGCGCATATGCCCGGTTGATCCGGCAGGTGCCCTTGATCAGCGGAGTCGACACCCGCAAGATCTTGGCTTCTTCGAAACCGCTGGCCCGGCTTTCCGCAAGGGCTTCCGGATCGCCCTTGTCCGTCATCTCGAACTTCGCCAGGTCATCCATGATGACCAGGCGGCGGGATGTGCCGGTCAAGTCGGCCGGGGAACCGGAAGAAGCAACTTTCAGGCTGCCGTCACGCGCAACGGTTTCCTGATTGAATTTCTGGTCTCGGTTCTCACCGCCGGCCAATCCATCGCCGAAGATCCGCTTCAGATCCGGCGCCTGGCGCCGCATCGGCTTCCACTTGTTGTCCACCCACTCTGTGGCGGCCGACATGGTGGGATGAACCACCAGGCTGTCCAGCGCAGTGCTGTTGTGCCAGGCGCCCAGCGTCGGCTGGATGATGGAAACCGTCTTCCCCCATTGCGCCGAACCGAGGATTGTCACTTCCCGGCAGGGGTGTTCCGGTGAAAGAACCTCGTGGATCTCCCGCAGGAACGCAAAGCGTTCAATATCGAAAGGCCCCGGCATCGGCGAGCGCGCGTCGAAGACGATATTGTCTTCGCACCACTTGGTGATATCCGGCGGCGGCGGCGGCGCCATGGCTTGCGACAGGGCGAGCCCGACCACACCGGCTGCAGAAGTGAGGAACCCCATCAGCAATCCTGCGCCTTTTCGTCCTCAGACATGTCCGCGGACTGAGCATCGTCAGCGAGCTTGCGCGACCGCTTGTCCCGGTGGCCGCGCCATGTGTCGATCAGCAGTTTCTTGACCGATTTGAAGTCGACTCCGAATTCATCCGCAACGGCACGAGCGCCCACCCGCATAACCTGCTCGAATTCTGCGATCTCCTGACTGATCAGCTTTTTGACTTCCAGCTCGACTTCCGAGGCCAGGACATACAGGCCTTCCGCTTCGGCATTCTGGCGGCGCAATTTTCGCGCTTCTTCCACTGCCTTTTGCGTGCGGGCAAGGCTGTAGCCGTCCTGATCCTCTTCCGGCAGACGGCGCGCACCGGCGCCGATCTCAGACTGGCCCAGCGGCAGCTCTTCACCCTGCTGATCGGCCAGGTTCTGCAAAGCCTCGCGGGTGCCAGCCCCGTTGCCAAGCATCTGCCCGGGATCAAGCCTCTGGCCCAGTGCGGCCCGGCATTTTTCGAGATCAAACCGGCGGTGCCTTCCCTCGCCCGTGTAACACCCGGCCAGCTGACCACTGGACACCATTTGACTGATACGCCCCTTCGACTTGTTCAGTTTTTTGGCGAGTTCAGATGCTGTCACTGTGGTCATGTTTAGTGTTTAGTTTAGGCTTTCCAATTGGTTTAGCGGACTAAAACTCATGCCCCTCGACGCCCCGTATACGTTCGAAGCGCCGGGAAGGACCCGCCGTTTTCTGAGGCTGGAAGGGGTTGGGGAAATGCGAGCGCCCGGGGCGGGATCTCCGCTCCGGGCGCAATTCGGTCGACTGCAACATGTCAACAGATTGACATTCGGTCAAGCCCCCTTCCAAGGCGCACGCGGCGGCAGCGAGTTCGACACAGTGAAGGAAGTGAGGTGGCACGCCATCTGAAAGATGAACTGCAAATGGTGGATGGCCCCCCGCCAATCCAGATAACGGCGGCGCGCTGCCGCGATCATCCTGGCATCCACCGGGTAGGTGACCGGGCACCAATAGCCATTGTCACGCCCCGCCACCTGATCGGCTGGCCAACGCAACCCCGGAACGCGGCAGACCTCACGAACAGCGTAGCGGCCATGCTTGCTGCCCCGCCAATCGACCGGCTCACAGGCAGGCACGGCGCCACCCATCCAATCCGGCACCTCACCAGCACGGGCCAGCTCAGCAATCATAACCGCCATCCGGCGCCCGCCATAGGTTTCCGGCAGGCAGGCAAGCGAAGCGGCAACCATATCCGCATCATGGTGACGCGGCGAACTGCCGCCACCCTGAATGCGGCCTTTAACACCCAAGCGGGCCTGTTCGATCAAGATCCACTCCATCCCGAAACCGGGACGCGCACCTGTTTCCCGCTCAATCTCATCAAAGTCCAACCCGACCTTTTCGCGCTGAAAGGCCCACTCGATCAGCTCCAGCGCGCTCACCTCCAGCTTGCCAGTGCGCGGCGCCTGAACGGCTGCGCCAACTGCCCGCTTAGGATCAGCAAATGCCCCTTGATGCGCGACTGCCAAGTTCATGTCCGCACCTCTGCCCGCTGCGCCCGCGCCTCATCGGCAATATCCCGGCACTTTTGAAGGGCTGCCCGGCGCCGGTCGCGGAACGCAGTTTCCTCAGCGCTGACAACACCGCCGCGGGCCATACGCGCCTCAATATCCTGCAGGCGCCGCATGGGATCATCAGCCTCTGCCTTAATCTTCGATATCGTCCAAGCGCCAGGCCACTCACGGTTCCCCTTCAACCAGATCAGAAGTTCTGGAGCCCAGCCCACAGCCAACGCCGCTTGCCCCATCTGATGCGCAAAGACTTTCAGCATCAGCGGCGACGGCCCGGTTTCCGGCGGCTCGATCCGACGCGCTTCCTTAAGGATGTGAAGGGCAATAGGAAACCGGTCCCGCTCCTTGCCGCCCGGGTGCGCCTCGCACCATTCCCGCAGCTCCTCCAAACTTTTGGGCTGCATGTAGGCCAACATTTGGCGCAGCTCTTTCTTCATGGTTTCGAACTGCTCTTTTCGCATGGTCCCGGGCTTGGTCAGCCCCAATGCCTCCAGCGGCTCAATCAGCAATTCCTTGACCCGCTTTTCGCCTGCGGCCTGCTCTTTCTCATTCATTTCCGCATTCCCTCATTCTCAGCAATCCCACGTTCCCACCGGCTCTCCGGCCTGCGTTCGGTCCCTGTAAGGTGTTTTATATTCTTCTGTTTTTTATTGTTCTGTCCTGTAGGGCAATTTCACTGAAAGGCCCGAAATAGGACTGAAATCCGGTGAAATCATTTCACTTCATTTCAGGTGAATTTCACTTCCGGGCCGCGCTGATCGGGGTCACATCGCCGGTGTAGCCCAGCACCTCGACCATGGCAGCCCGCACGTTGTCCGGCGTGATGTACAGCTCCGAATGCTCGAAGTGCTCAGCCAGCGCCGTGATGGCGCGGTCATCCTTGATGATATGCTCCGGCACACCCATTTCGCCCATTTTCTTTCGGATCTTGTGCTTCTTAAGGGCCAGCCGCCCGGCCTCGCGCGCCGCATCCCGGCCGCGCTTGCGCTTGTACATATCCTGCACAATTTCCTCGATCAGCCCAGGGTGGCCCAGCCGCACCTCCACTTCATGCGTGCGCGGATCTTCCACGTGAACCTCCACCCAGCCATGCAGGACAGAGGCCCGGACCTCCTGCCACTCGCCCAGAGACCGGAAACGTGCCATATCCGCCAGCTCCAGATCATCCACGGGCAAAGTGCCAGCGGGATCCTGCCGCATCGCCTCAGCCCACAGGATCAGCGCCGTTCCGATATCCGCCCGGCGCCCGGTCATCACCGATTTGCTCAAAAACCGGGACGACAGGAACTTGTGCCCGAAGAACGGAAACCAGTCATGCGAGGACAGCGTTTCCCCGCGCTGCAAGGGCCAGGTATCGGGCATTCGCCCGCCTGAATCGTCAATCACGTCTTTCACTGCTCAGCCTCCTGCCTTTCTGCCTACCCTGCCTGATAAGGCTCGCTTGTCAGCCCGCTGACCCGCAGCGCCTCGGAAATCCGGGGCACCACGCGCAGCCGGTGATACCGTTGTTCGACCGCCAGGCGCTGCCGCCCCAGCCAATCCGCAATATCGTGAAAATTCTGGCCCCCAGCCTTCATCGTCAGAAGGTCGAAATCGTCCGAGGGCGACCACATCGGATGCGATACCTGCCGCAGGATCTGCCGCGCCTGGTCGACGTGCAATTCCTTGCGCTCAGCCATCGCTTGCAGCCCCCCTTCCCTTCAGGATCTCCTGTGCGCGATCAGCATCAACCAGCCAGGTGCGGCCGCACTTCAGGCAGCAACCGGCCCAGCCGGTTTCATTCGCAGCTCCGTAGGCGCTCACATTCTTGTCTTTCTTGCAGCACGAAATCTGCACTATACCGCCTCCTGAAACATGTCCGGCTGAAACTGAGGCACAGCCAGGCCAAGCTGCTGCGCCGCCAGAACCGCCTTTCGCACCCGGCGGCAGGCCAGTTCGAAATACTCCGGTTTCTGTTCAATCCCGATGGCCCGCCGCCCGGTCAGCGCCGCGGCAACCAGCGTGGTTCCGGATCCCATGAACGTATCCGCCACCAGGTCGCCCGGATTGGTGAAATCGAACAGGATATCCCGCATCAGCCGCCAGGGCTTTTCCGTGGTGTGGCCGCCAGTGCGGTCCCGGGGATTGCAGGGCTCGACATAGACGCCGCGCTTGCCGCCGGCATTCCACCGCGAATGCCCCTTGCCAGCCCAGGCACAGACGAAATTTTCATAACCGGGTGCAGGGCCCTGCCCGTTTATCTGCGGCATCGCGTCCGGCTTGATCCAGGCACAGGCCCGTTTGTACCTCATCGGGCTGGCGTTGATCGCATCCGCCCACCGCCCGACCCCCTCCGGCGTGCAGAATGCGATGAACCAGCCATCGCACTGTGTACCCAGGTCAACTACACGGTCCCGGATTTCATCAATCGGCGCAAAATCCAATTCCTGCGATGCGCTGCCGCCGTCGGTGCGCAGATCCTTGCGCGCCTTCGCACCCTTTGCTTCGTGCATAATCGCCTCATACGGCGGATCCTTCACGAAATGATCCACGCGGCCCAGCTGCGGCATGATCTCCAGGCAATCGCCCAGGTACAGCGTGCAGCCGCCGATCACCACCTTGCGCTGCCACGGGTCAGCCATCGGCCTCACCCCCGTTCAAAACGCAGACCGGCTTCATCCGGTCCAGGGCGCAGCAGGCCGCCCGCCAGACGCAGGCCGACCGGCGCCAGCCGGGCACCGGCGGAATGATCACAAGATCGGCGTAGTTCAGAATCCGGACAGGATCCGCTATGTCAGCGCCCGCCTCATCGGCAAGATAGGCGGGTGCCAGCGGCAGGATATCCACCCTGCCCAGCTGCGCCATCCATTCCAGCGCGGTATCCGCCGCCAGAACCGGCCCGCCGTCGTACCGGGCATAGGGCGTTGCTAGGCAGGCCAGCCGCCCGGCGGCATCTGCCGCGATAGCCTCCAGCATCAGCCCCTGGCGGAACAGCCCGCCCGGCGCCCAGAACCAGGCTAGCCAGGTCCAATCCGGATCATCCGGGAACTGCCGCGCGGCTGCTGACAAATCAAGCATTGACCGCCCCCGCGAAAAAGGGGGCACGCGGCAGACCATCCGCCACGCGCCCCAAGGTCAACAGGGAGGTATTAAGGGGCATTCTGCAGCCACGCCTGCCCCCGGTCAGCGCCACTGGCGGGAAAGGACCCCGCCCCGCAGAATTTTCGCAGGCGGCCAGGGCGTGTCCGCCACCCAGGCTGCCTGCACCTTCAGCACCGCTGCCATCGGTGGCGGAAGGTATCTTGATATGGCCTTTTTCTGGTCGGGCGACGGTCATTCGTCGCCCTCGATATCCTTTGCAAATTGCTCAAGAGGCGGAAGCTCAACACCCTGCTCGCGCGCTGCCTTAAGTGCTGCGCGATAAATCTTGGCAGCCGTTGTAAGGTGAATTTCACGCGACTTCGCGCGAACATCTTCAAACTTCCCCAATGTATTCGGAGCAACACCAGCCGCCACGCACAAGGTGGAGGGTTTGATCCCCAGCTTTTGCCTAGCTACCGTGAGCCAAGCTCTGAACTCATCCGAGTCAGGCAAGAACGTCTCTTGTTCGCCCTCTGGCTTCACGGCGCAACCTCAAAATGTTGTTTTATCACCTTTTGAGGTTATATGTAGCATTTCGAGGTGTGTAAACAACCTTTTTGGTATATTCATTTTCACCCCAAAAGGTGAAAGTATGCCGCAAAACAAACAGCGGATCGTCAGTATGGATGACATTTGGGAGAAGAGACGCGCTAACCTAGGCGCCTTGATGGGCGCTAAGCGCATGAAGGCAGCGCAGGTCTGCCAAGCTGCCAAAGTATCCCCAAATACCTTGGGCAAGTTTATGCGGGGGGAAAGCAAGACCCTGTCTCAAAAGAGCTTAGAGGCCATTCTGGCAGTCCTTGAATCGAACTTGATGGCAATTGATTCCAACAACCCCCTATCCAACGCAAAAACAGAGCTGTTCAAGATCATTGAGGGAATGTCGGAGGAAGAGGCCAGGCAAGAACTGGAGAGAATTTCTAGCTCTACGGCTGACCGGTCCGGTTCTTAAGCTCTTCCAGGTACTTAGCAGCCTGGGCGTCGCTCATTTTCTCCACAAGAGCTTTCAAATCTTCCTTAGCCGAAGGCACTATGTCACGCATGTCTAATATCCAATAAAGCTATGCGCGGCCATAGCTGCACAACTCACGCTTGCGGTTCAATACCCAAAATGGTAAATTTCACCCCAAAAGGTGATACCGCGAGAATTTTCATGCAGTTTTTTCCCGACGTGCCCGCAGACCTGTCCGACGTTGCGCCACATGGCCTAGCACTTGGAATTGGTTCATTTCGAACCGGCCAGATTGACGTGTTCACCACCTACTCGACCGAATGGCAGAGCCTATACCATGAGCGGAAATGGCTGAACCGGGATCCCGCAGTGATCATTGGCTTACGCGGCCCTGGAGTTCACCATTGGACCGCAGAAACCATTCAGGACCCGGAATTCAAGGACGCCTGCTTTGGTTACGGCCTAAAGTCTGGAACCTCGATCACAGACACAATCGCAGGAAGTTCTTGCCTGGTCGGTCTCACCACCAACGATACCCCGTCCGACGCCGCGATTGAAGCCGCGACACGGGCTGTTAGGGAGGCTCACATGGGATACCTGACCAGCAAAGCCCAACTGCTGCACCCCCAACATATTGACGTGGTTTACCTTGCCGCAAAGGGGTATCGCGCAAAAGAAATCTCAGCGAAGCTCGAAATTTCCGAGGAAACCGTGAAGCAAAGAAAGGCTTCAATACAAAGCAGAATAGGCGTTAACAATTTCACAACTGCAGTGAACATTTGCGCCATCGCTGGTTTAACCCTTCACCCCATAAAGTAGAGGAAACTCCCGCGGAGGCGGTGCAAACCTTACTCCTAGTTTGCAACTTGGAGAATAGGCATGCAGCACAGCATTGTATCTTGGGAAACGATCCACGAGCACGGCCAGCTTTGGTGGCTACATCTAAAAATGCGGAAACAGCTCTTTGTTGACGAAATGCACTGGAGCATTCCTCACACTCCTGACGTTGAGGCGGATCAGTACGACACGCCCAAAACGCTATACGTCATCACCCACACCAATGGCACCCCTTTGGCCGCTTCACGGCTAAATCCGACTTTCGGCGACTTCGGCTACTGGTCATACATGATCAACGACGCTTGCGAAGGAAAACTGCCCGGCATTCCGGATACCCTGATGGACGCCCCACCCCGGGACCACAATATTTGGGAAGCAACCCGTTTCACGGTTGATCCCAGCATCCCGAAAGCGGAACGCAACTCAATACTTGCCGAAAACGCCCGGGCGCTAACTGGCGCGGCCAGAGACTTGGGGGCATCGAAGCTCATTGCACTAATGCCGCCGGCATATGTCCGCTGGCTAACCTCAATCGGCCTACCTACTAACAAGACAGGCCCAACCTTGAAAGATGGACAAGGCAACAGGATCTGCACGATAGAAATGGCGCTCTGACCGCGCCAAACCCCGAAAGGTCATTTTTAAATCTTTTGGGGTTGTTAATCACCTTTTGAGGTGATATTCATCTCTCCGAAAATGGAGAGGGCAGACTATGACACAGCACACCCCGCAGACTGAACACGGCAAGGCGGGCGCTTGCCAGATTGTTCACCTCAGCAAAGAGGTCCGCTTTGACGCCCCGCCGAAGCGCTCACTGCACGTTCCTGCCAATGGCGCTGCTGAAAACACCCGGCGCCAAGCAGAGCGCGTCGCCGGTCTTTCCGCTCGCATCCATCGCCACATCGCCGCCAAGGGCTACCCCACCCGGCCGCCGGCACTCATCGCGCCGGGGGCCCTGAGATGACCGGCCCCTCCCCACAGGAAATCTACGCAGCAGCCCAGAACATGGCCGAGGCCAGCCCGATCACACGCGCGCTGATTTTCGCCGGTCTGGGTGGCGAGTCCTGGCCCGCCGATCCTGAGCTCGTTGGTCATGACGAATTTGATTGGACGGTGCGCCTTTACGGCCTGACAGAGCGCGGGCCCAGCCAGAACGCGGCCATCGGGGAATGGGTCAAGTCCGCCCTGACCCTGCACCAGGACAACAAGACTGCCCGCGCCACCGATGGCCGCCCGGATTGCCCGTTCAACGGCGCAGCTCCGCTGCCACCCGCAGACACGCAAGTTGCCGAGGCCGTCTGAAACCTGCGCCTCAGCAGACTGGCCGGGGGCACATCCCGAACCGCCCCCGGCCCCTTTTCAGAAACCGAACCCACCGGAGATACCATGCAGGAACAAAGGGCAACATTACTGGCCGCAGCATCCGCTGCCAGCGCCGCGACCTCCGACATGATCGAGGCCGCGCGTGGTGATCACATCAGCGCCTTCGACGGTGTGGGATCAGGGGAAACGATTACCTCGCTGGCCGACGCCCTGCGCCTCCTGCTGGATGCGGCATCCGGCGAAACCGAGGAAGAAACGCAGCTCCACGGCGCAGTCGTGCGGTTCCTCGAGTCACAATCCTAAGTCCTAACCCTGTCAGATCCGCCGGGCGCGGCTAAATCTACCACTCACAAAACCGCACCGCGCCCGCCCTGCAGAAAGGCAAGCCAATGCCCACGGAACAGAAAAAGCGCTTTGAAGATCTGCCGCCGTCGACGCAGGCAGGCATCCTCTGCAATGACCCGCGGTTTCAGACCTTCGCAGCCCAACGCTGCGGCTACCCGGACAAGCAGCTCACCCAAGGCGGCGCGGCTGAGTACGTCCGACAGGTCTGCAAGGTAACCAGCCGCTGCGAGTTGTTGCACGACCCGGCCGCCGCCGACCGCTTCCAGTCCCTGCGCACAGAATTCGACGCATGGACCGGCAAACTCGCAACGCCCCGCTGAGATTTCACCGATGCTGACACCTGCAGAAATCACAAACCGTACAGTGCAACTCGCTGCACAGGCCCGCCTGCTGGACGAAGAAAAACGCCCCGAAAAAACGGAGCCATTCGGCCTCAGAGCCATGTGGCTCCACTTTGCAAACGAACTGGAAATGCGGCGCCTGGCAAAGGTGCACAAGCGCATCGAACAGAAGAAACGCGCGCTGGCAGACCTCACTGAAGAACGCACCAAAATCATGAACCGCTGCATCCGCCGGATGCGGCGCGCCCAAGGCAAGAACTGAACAAGGAGACGGATTCTGTGCCCGCAGCAAACCAAATCCTAGCGCGCGAAAGCACGGCAGCTAAGATGCTGGATATGCCGCTCAGGGAATTCCGCGCCTTGGTGGCAGCCGGGAGCCTGCCCA belongs to Leisingera caerulea DSM 24564 and includes:
- a CDS encoding phage portal protein, whose protein sequence is MKAFLQRLVPSKKQAQDAGFKPQAAARREAGFGGSSPYVAGDRGIETMSGFQPRTMSADAEIGPARKVINARTRDLARNNGFAAGAVGKEVDAIIGGNFRPFVKPDWRALGLSKEWANEFKEQVTSEWRSYAEDPRKYADVTRSQTVPQMFGTAYRGYLLEGEALGLNNWRKRRPTKTCLRLVDPDLLSNPHDRADERFLRGGIDLSRDGVALAYNFREAHQSDRWAGVEGVKWKRIRRETRWGRPIVIHFFDKLRDGQTRGVSRMAPIVEKLRMEDHYSKVELQAAVINAVLAAFIKSPMGPEAMEEMFGEDGITKEGSAASGWVGERSQFYQENSIKVGGARIQALFPNDEIGMVQTARPAAQFADFEAAVLRHVASGLGISYEQLASDWSKTNYSSARAALIEIWRGWTVRRTAFAQGFCQPFFMSWLEEMVLDRRIRLPQNAPDFHQNWMAYSRAKWVGPGRGFVDPVKEIQAAAMRVALGVSTLEDEAAELTGSDWGDNMDQIKDEMGKMPAGVLHPMQESFAKLLGHNGGPALNSEE
- the gpW gene encoding gpW family head-tail joining protein, whose product is MSIDREKLEAQLAEAEDALHRLLTGGQVTEVDYDGHGTKFAKPTETGLRRRINELQRKLGRSRLGSRRVSF
- a CDS encoding phage terminase large subunit family protein: MGFLTSAAGVVGLALSQAMAPPPPPDITKWCEDNIVFDARSPMPGPFDIERFAFLREIHEVLSPEHPCREVTILGSAQWGKTVSIIQPTLGAWHNSTALDSLVVHPTMSAATEWVDNKWKPMRRQAPDLKRIFGDGLAGGENRDQKFNQETVARDGSLKVASSGSPADLTGTSRRLVIMDDLAKFEMTDKGDPEALAESRASGFEEAKILRVSTPLIKGTCRINRAYARSDQRVYEVPCPHCGHMAALTWENFVENINPTNLEDAHFRCEPCQGKIEHKHKEEIVRRGRWRATNPKGDHPGFFLWRAYAPQRDWASIAKEYARVMGWTRTEGEASKEEKKQSVEAETEQTFFNDVLGLAYEQSSGSMDWEVLKNRVEEADEIEDGIRPLPVGILPATGFIFSAGVDCQDDRTEVHFKCFCRNRQRWTVHYKIIPHHISTKECRDTLDAYLAAEWRTELGFKVKLDVLAIDGGTYTDDVWDWAKKHSWHRVIIVKGGSNQNGPNMVPQKFERRKDGKAKRQQKRAFILNVSSMKGQLYKWVEQLDPAERGYCHFAKGLGDEFYRQFVSEVRTLTRQRSGTVTAKWELVEPTRRNEVLDTELYAEAGALRKGWASLTDAQWDALEAERGAVPPEQQGDLFDAVVPVSAEAAATKKPKPAEKRQSLSGMLNVNR
- a CDS encoding DNA-methyltransferase, which gives rise to MADPWQRKVVIGGCTLYLGDCLEIMPQLGRVDHFVKDPPYEAIMHEAKGAKARKDLRTDGGSASQELDFAPIDEIRDRVVDLGTQCDGWFIAFCTPEGVGRWADAINASPMRYKRACAWIKPDAMPQINGQGPAPGYENFVCAWAGKGHSRWNAGGKRGVYVEPCNPRDRTGGHTTEKPWRLMRDILFDFTNPGDLVADTFMGSGTTLVAAALTGRRAIGIEQKPEYFELACRRVRKAVLAAQQLGLAVPQFQPDMFQEAV
- a CDS encoding TIR domain-containing protein produces the protein MLDLSAAARQFPDDPDWTWLAWFWAPGGLFRQGLMLEAIAADAAGRLACLATPYARYDGGPVLAADTALEWMAQLGRVDILPLAPAYLADEAGADIADPVRILNYADLVIIPPVPGWRRSACVWRAACCALDRMKPVCVLNGGEADG
- a CDS encoding helix-turn-helix domain-containing protein, which encodes MDDIWEKRRANLGALMGAKRMKAAQVCQAAKVSPNTLGKFMRGESKTLSQKSLEAILAVLESNLMAIDSNNPLSNAKTELFKIIEGMSEEEARQELERISSSTADRSGS
- a CDS encoding helix-turn-helix transcriptional regulator; translated protein: MVNFTPKGDTARIFMQFFPDVPADLSDVAPHGLALGIGSFRTGQIDVFTTYSTEWQSLYHERKWLNRDPAVIIGLRGPGVHHWTAETIQDPEFKDACFGYGLKSGTSITDTIAGSSCLVGLTTNDTPSDAAIEAATRAVREAHMGYLTSKAQLLHPQHIDVVYLAAKGYRAKEISAKLEISEETVKQRKASIQSRIGVNNFTTAVNICAIAGLTLHPIK
- a CDS encoding acyl-homoserine-lactone synthase, which codes for MQHSIVSWETIHEHGQLWWLHLKMRKQLFVDEMHWSIPHTPDVEADQYDTPKTLYVITHTNGTPLAASRLNPTFGDFGYWSYMINDACEGKLPGIPDTLMDAPPRDHNIWEATRFTVDPSIPKAERNSILAENARALTGAARDLGASKLIALMPPAYVRWLTSIGLPTNKTGPTLKDGQGNRICTIEMAL
- a CDS encoding helix-turn-helix transcriptional regulator — its product is MPAANQILARESTAAKMLDMPLREFRALVAAGSLPKPVKIGGKLERWSVKQLEAISSGAMLSEDFEW